A single Danio rerio strain Tuebingen ecotype United States chromosome 17, GRCz12tu, whole genome shotgun sequence DNA region contains:
- the samd8 gene encoding sphingomyelin synthase-related protein 1 (The RefSeq protein has 1 substitution compared to this genomic sequence), with protein sequence MPSSRCTGVEGWSSKQVAVWLREQGFREYVDLLCSKHRLDGPSLLCLTEKDLRSPPLELKVLGDIKRLSLAIRRLQKHYTTLTHSDSSALSKIDTGGTEQTLSNGYLERASIDHQHCNGTVATVDGDHSYSNGKRKSHCGRLDPEYWKTALGALYAMMVCGVTSFVMVLVHERVPDMRTYPPLPDIFLDSVPRIPWAFAMAEACAVVLGSMLMLVLLMHRHRSILFRRLCNLTGTVFLLRCVTMFVTSLSVPGHHLQCSGKIYGDAWTKVQRALEIWSGLGMSLTGVHTCGDYMFSGHTVVLTMLNFFVTEYTPRNWNFIHTMSWVLNLFGIFFILAAHEHYSIDVFIAFYITTRLFLYYHTLANTQAYQHSRRARVWFPLFSFFECNVLGPVPNEYCWPFPTPSFINILLG encoded by the exons ATGCCGAGCTCCAGGTGCACCGGTGTGGAGGGCTGGAGCAGTAAGCAGGTTGCAGTGTGGCTCAGAGAGCAGGGTTTTCGTGAATATGTGGATCTGTTATGCTCTAAACACCGTCTGGATGGCCCCAGCCTGCTGTGTCTTACCGAGAAGGACCTGCGCTCTCCTCCCCTGGAGCTGAAGGTGCTGGGTGACATAAAGAGACTATCACTGGCCATACGAAGACTACAAAAACACTACACTACCCTCACACACTCAGACTCCAGTGCACTGTCTAAAATAGACACTGGAGGAACAGAGCAGACCCTGTCCAATGGGTATTTAGAGCGAGCATCAATAGACCATCAACACTGTAACGGGACGGTTGCTACAGTCGGCGGAGATCATAGTTACTCCAATGGGAAGCGGAAGTCGCATTGTGGCCGCTTGGATCCAGAGTATTGGAAAACTGCACTCGGTGCTCTTTACGCCATGATGGTGTGCGGAGTGACATCATTCGTCATGGTGTTGGTGCACGAGCGGGTTCCTGATATGAGGACATACCCACCGCTTCCTGATATATTTCTGGATAG TGTTCCCAGGATTCCCTGGGCCTTTGCTATGGCTGAAGCGTGTGCAGTGGTATTGGGCTCCATGTTAATGCTGGTGTTGCTGATGCACAGACACAG GTCTATTCTGTTTCGGAGGCTGTGTAATTTGACAGGCACCGTGTTTTTGCTGCGCTGCGTCACAATGTTTGTCACTTCCCTGTCTGTTCCTGGTCACCATCTGCAGTGCTCAGGCAAG ATATATGGTGATGCTTGGACTAAAGTGCAGCGTGCACTGGAAATCTGGAGTGGACTCGGCATGTCTTTAACTGGAGTTCATACATGTGGAGATTACATGTTCAGTGGACACACTGTGGTGCTCACCATGCTTAATTTTTTTGTCACTGAAT ACACGCCACGTAACTGGAACTTCATCCACACCATGTCATGGGTGCTGAACCTGTTTGGTATCTTCTTCATCCTGGCAGCTCATGAACATTACTCCATCGACGTCTTCATCGCCTTCTACATCACCACCCGACTCTTCCTGTATTACCACACGCTGGCCAACACACAGGCCTATCAGCACAGCCGAAGAGCACGTGTCTGGTTCCCGCTCTTCTCCTTCTTCGAGTGCAACGTGTTGGGACCCGTTCCAAATGAATACTGCTGGCCTTTCCCCACACCTTCCTTCATCAACATATTGCTAGGATAG
- the samd8 gene encoding sphingomyelin synthase-related protein 1 isoform X1 → MPSSRCTGVEGWSSKQVAVWLREQGFREYVDLLCSKHRLDGPSLLCLTEKDLRSPPLELKVLGDIKRLSLAIRRLQKHYTTLTHSDSSALSKIDTGGTEQTLSNGYLERASIDHQHCNGTVATVGGDHSYSNGKRKSHCGRLDPEYWKTALGALYAMMVCGVTSFVMVLVHERVPDMRTYPPLPDIFLDSVPRIPWAFAMAEACAVVLGSMLMLVLLMHRHRSILFRRLCNLTGTVFLLRCVTMFVTSLSVPGHHLQCSGKIYGDAWTKVQRALEIWSGLGMSLTGVHTCGDYMFSGHTVVLTMLNFFVTEYTPRNWNFIHTMSWVLNLFGIFFILAAHEHYSIDVFIAFYITTRLFLYYHTLANTQAYQHSRRARVWFPLFSFFECNVLGPVPNEYCWPFPTPSFINILLG, encoded by the exons ATGCCGAGCTCCAGGTGCACCGGTGTGGAGGGCTGGAGCAGTAAGCAGGTTGCAGTGTGGCTCAGAGAGCAGGGTTTTCGTGAATATGTGGATCTGTTATGCTCTAAACACCGTCTGGATGGCCCCAGCCTGCTGTGTCTTACCGAGAAGGACCTGCGCTCTCCTCCCCTGGAGCTGAAGGTGCTGGGTGACATAAAGAGACTATCACTGGCCATACGAAGACTACAAAAACACTACACTACCCTCACACACTCAGACTCCAGTGCACTGTCTAAAATAGACACTGGAGGAACAGAGCAGACCCTGTCCAATGGGTATTTAGAGCGAGCATCAATAGACCATCAACACTGTAACGGGACGGTTGCTACAGTCGGCGGAGATCATAGTTACTCCAATGGGAAGCGGAAGTCGCATTGTGGCCGCTTGGATCCAGAGTATTGGAAAACTGCACTCGGTGCTCTTTACGCCATGATGGTGTGCGGAGTGACATCATTCGTCATGGTGTTGGTGCACGAGCGGGTTCCTGATATGAGGACATACCCACCGCTTCCTGATATATTTCTGGATAG TGTTCCCAGGATTCCCTGGGCCTTTGCTATGGCTGAAGCGTGTGCAGTGGTATTGGGCTCCATGTTAATGCTGGTGTTGCTGATGCACAGACACAG GTCTATTCTGTTTCGGAGGCTGTGTAATTTGACAGGCACCGTGTTTTTGCTGCGCTGCGTCACAATGTTTGTCACTTCCCTGTCTGTTCCTGGTCACCATCTGCAGTGCTCAGGCAAG ATATATGGTGATGCTTGGACTAAAGTGCAGCGTGCACTGGAAATCTGGAGTGGACTCGGCATGTCTTTAACTGGAGTTCATACATGTGGAGATTACATGTTCAGTGGACACACTGTGGTGCTCACCATGCTTAATTTTTTTGTCACTGAAT ACACGCCACGTAACTGGAACTTCATCCACACCATGTCATGGGTGCTGAACCTGTTTGGTATCTTCTTCATCCTGGCAGCTCATGAACATTACTCCATCGACGTCTTCATCGCCTTCTACATCACCACCCGACTCTTCCTGTATTACCACACGCTGGCCAACACACAGGCCTATCAGCACAGCCGAAGAGCACGTGTCTGGTTCCCGCTCTTCTCCTTCTTCGAGTGCAACGTGTTGGGACCCGTTCCAAATGAATACTGCTGGCCTTTCCCCACACCTTCCTTCATCAACATATTGCTAGGATAG
- the samd8 gene encoding sphingomyelin synthase-related protein 1 isoform X2 yields MPSSRCTGVEGWSSKQVAVWLREQGFREYVDLLCSKHRLDGPSLLCLTEKDLRSPPLELKVLGDIKRLSLAIRRLQKHYTTLTHSDSSALSKIDTGGTEQTLSNGYLERASIDHQHCNGTVATVGGDHSYSNGKRKSHCGRLDPEYWKTALGALYAMMVCGVTSFVMVLVHERVPDMRTYPPLPDIFLDSVPRIPWAFAMAEACAVVLGSMLMLVLLMHRHRSILFRRLCNLTGTVFLLRCVTMFVTSLSVPGHHLQCSGKIYGDAWTKVQRALEIWSGLGMSLTGVHTCGDYMFSGHTVVLTMLNFFVTESHEHYSIDVFIAFYITTRLFLYYHTLANTQAYQHSRRARVWFPLFSFFECNVLGPVPNEYCWPFPTPSFINILLG; encoded by the exons ATGCCGAGCTCCAGGTGCACCGGTGTGGAGGGCTGGAGCAGTAAGCAGGTTGCAGTGTGGCTCAGAGAGCAGGGTTTTCGTGAATATGTGGATCTGTTATGCTCTAAACACCGTCTGGATGGCCCCAGCCTGCTGTGTCTTACCGAGAAGGACCTGCGCTCTCCTCCCCTGGAGCTGAAGGTGCTGGGTGACATAAAGAGACTATCACTGGCCATACGAAGACTACAAAAACACTACACTACCCTCACACACTCAGACTCCAGTGCACTGTCTAAAATAGACACTGGAGGAACAGAGCAGACCCTGTCCAATGGGTATTTAGAGCGAGCATCAATAGACCATCAACACTGTAACGGGACGGTTGCTACAGTCGGCGGAGATCATAGTTACTCCAATGGGAAGCGGAAGTCGCATTGTGGCCGCTTGGATCCAGAGTATTGGAAAACTGCACTCGGTGCTCTTTACGCCATGATGGTGTGCGGAGTGACATCATTCGTCATGGTGTTGGTGCACGAGCGGGTTCCTGATATGAGGACATACCCACCGCTTCCTGATATATTTCTGGATAG TGTTCCCAGGATTCCCTGGGCCTTTGCTATGGCTGAAGCGTGTGCAGTGGTATTGGGCTCCATGTTAATGCTGGTGTTGCTGATGCACAGACACAG GTCTATTCTGTTTCGGAGGCTGTGTAATTTGACAGGCACCGTGTTTTTGCTGCGCTGCGTCACAATGTTTGTCACTTCCCTGTCTGTTCCTGGTCACCATCTGCAGTGCTCAGGCAAG ATATATGGTGATGCTTGGACTAAAGTGCAGCGTGCACTGGAAATCTGGAGTGGACTCGGCATGTCTTTAACTGGAGTTCATACATGTGGAGATTACATGTTCAGTGGACACACTGTGGTGCTCACCATGCTTAATTTTTTTGTCACTGAAT CTCATGAACATTACTCCATCGACGTCTTCATCGCCTTCTACATCACCACCCGACTCTTCCTGTATTACCACACGCTGGCCAACACACAGGCCTATCAGCACAGCCGAAGAGCACGTGTCTGGTTCCCGCTCTTCTCCTTCTTCGAGTGCAACGTGTTGGGACCCGTTCCAAATGAATACTGCTGGCCTTTCCCCACACCTTCCTTCATCAACATATTGCTAGGATAG